The Vigna unguiculata cultivar IT97K-499-35 chromosome 6, ASM411807v1, whole genome shotgun sequence genome contains a region encoding:
- the LOC114188323 gene encoding serine carboxypeptidase II-3-like has protein sequence MKKLSLYACLLNLSFLVLLPYSKANQADKLDELILSRSSQKPPVTLSWAEEDALKTHSSAYVAPQEGLQQADKIVVLPGQPYGVNFYQYSGYVTVDPEAGRALFYYFVESPYNPSTKPLVLWLNGGPGCSSLGYGAFEELGPFRINSDGKTLYRNKYAWNEVANVLFLESPAGVGFSYSNTTSDYDDAGDKSTAKDAYVFLINWLERFPQYKTHDLYITGESYAGHYVPQLAYTILLNNKFAPQTINLKAIAVGNAWIDDVTSVKGIFDYLWTHALSSDQTHELIEKYCDFTAENDSAICANATRTALIEKGKIDFYNIYAPLCFDSSLKNGSTGSVSNILLCIVYDFDPCSDYYGEAYLNRPEVQLALHAKPTNWAHCSDQLSWNDSPTTILPVIKYLIDSGIGLWIYSGDTDARVPVTSSRYSINTLKLPIQVPWRPWYSEQEVGGYVVKYEGVTFVTVRGAGHLVPSWQPERALTFITSFLYGSLPPASPWKPF, from the exons ATGAAGAAGCTTTCTCTTTATGCTTGTTTACTCAATTTGAGTTTCTTGGTTCTTCTTCCTTATAGCAAAGCCAATCAGGCTGATAAACTTGATGAGTTGATTCTGTCTAGGAGCTCACAGAAGCCTCCTGTGACTCTTTCTTGGGCAGAGGAAGATGCATTGAAAACTCATTCTTCTGCTTATGTTGCACCCCAAGAGGGTCTTCAACAAGCTGATAAGATTGTTGTATTGCCTGGCCAACCCTATGGGGTCAATTTTTATCAATATTCAGGCTATGTCACTGTTGATCCAGAGGCTGGAAGAGCacttttctattattttgtggagTCCCCATATAACCCTTCAACTAAACCTTTAGTATTGTGGTTAAATGGAg GACCCGGTTGTTCCTCATTGGGGTATGGAGCATTTGAGGAATTGGGACCTTTCAGAATAAACTCTGATGGAAAAACGCTCTATCGCAACAAATATGCTTGGAATGAAG TGGCAAATGTGTTGTTCTTGGAATCCCCAGCTGGAGTGGGGTTTTCCTACTCAAACACCACTTCAGACTATGATGATGCAGGAGATAAATCTACTGCTAAAGATGCCTATGTTTTCCTCATCAATTGGCTAGAAAGGTTTCCACAGTACAAAACTCATGATTTGTACATAACTGGGGAGAGCTATGCTGGCCATTATGTGCCTCAGCTTGCATACACTATTTTGCTCAACAATAAATTCGCTCCCCAAACTATTAACCTCAAAGCCATTGCT GTAGGGAATGCTTGGATTGATGATGTTACAAGTGTGAAGGGGATATTTGATTACTTATGGACTCATGCTTTGAGCTCAGATCAAACACATGAGTTGATTGAGAAGTATTGCGATTTCACTGCTGAAAATGACTCAGCAATATGTGCCAATGCAACAAGAACGGCCCTTATTGAAAAAGGAAAGATAGATTTCTATAACATCTATGCTCCACTGTGTTTTGACTCTTCTCTCAAAAATGGATCAACCGGTTCTGTAAGTAATATACTCCTGTGTATT GTATATGATTTCGACCCTTGTTCTGATTATTACGGGGAAGCCTACCTAAATAGGCCAGAAGTCCAACTAGCTCTTCATGCAAAACCCACAAACTGGGCCCACTGCAG TGATCAATTAAGCTGGAACGACAGTCCAACTACCATCCTGCCAGTAATAAAGTATCTCATCGATAGTGGCATTGGATTGTGGATATACAG TGGTGATACTGATGCAAGGGTGCCAGTCACATCTTCCAGATATTCAATCAACACCCTGAAGCTACCTATCCAGGTTCCTTGGCGTCCATGGTATTCTGAACAAGAG GTTGGAGGGTATGTGGTGAAATACGAAGGAGTTACATTTGTTACAGTTAGAGGAGCAGGACATTTGGTTCCGAGCTGGCAACCAGAACGGGCTCTGACCTTCATCACTTCGTTTCTCTATGGAAGCCTGCCTCCTGCTTCACCATGGAAGCCTTTCTAA